The following are encoded in a window of Leptotrichia trevisanii DSM 22070 genomic DNA:
- a CDS encoding HAMP domain-containing sensor histidine kinase, giving the protein MNNNIISKRNKKINYNKKRISIKTKITLWYTSMIVIIVLCFLGAMFYIGSIAVKNSVYKRLKTTVEKINRNIEFKDGELMIENNLSVITDDIFISIYDKNLDFIYGNTNIDLEVSKNPTESNKLKIVKQANSNSKWYVYDIRKNLDGHGEILIRGITPFSSLEKNIELIILIFIVIFPFLIIVSILSGKFITKKSFSPIEQIVKTVNKISKGDDLSQRINLQNGEREIYDLAETFDQMFNRLQEAFDREAQFTSDVAHELRTPLSAIRMQSEYSLKYVNLNEETENILKNILEKSKKMSILISELLMLARMDKKNQRLNIKNENLNEIIQLVIEIENNYAKEKNIKIIYNEKNDIFADVDKDMLTRVFINIVSNAITYGNENGTIKITLNKIENESGNTDLQNSNKIKCEIIDDGIGISSEHINKIWNRFYQVDSSRSNDNSGLGLSIVKWIIEEHKGTIMVESELGKGTIFTFYLPEKIL; this is encoded by the coding sequence ATGAATAATAATATCATTAGTAAGAGAAATAAAAAAATTAATTATAATAAAAAAAGAATTTCGATAAAAACAAAAATTACATTATGGTATACAAGTATGATAGTTATAATTGTGTTATGTTTTTTGGGGGCTATGTTTTATATCGGTTCCATAGCCGTAAAAAATTCTGTTTATAAAAGGCTTAAAACGACGGTGGAAAAAATAAATCGGAATATTGAATTTAAAGATGGGGAGTTAATGATTGAGAATAACCTTAGCGTTATAACTGATGATATTTTTATTTCAATTTATGATAAAAATCTTGATTTTATATATGGTAATACAAATATTGATTTGGAAGTTTCAAAAAATCCTACTGAAAGCAATAAATTAAAGATAGTAAAACAGGCTAATTCAAATTCTAAATGGTATGTTTATGACATAAGAAAAAATCTTGATGGACATGGAGAAATATTGATTAGGGGAATTACGCCATTTTCCAGCCTTGAAAAAAATATAGAACTTATTATTTTAATATTTATCGTAATATTTCCGTTTTTAATAATTGTCTCCATTTTAAGTGGAAAATTTATAACAAAAAAATCTTTCAGTCCTATTGAGCAAATAGTTAAAACGGTTAATAAAATTTCAAAGGGAGACGATCTTTCCCAAAGAATTAATTTACAAAATGGAGAAAGAGAAATATATGATTTGGCTGAAACTTTTGATCAGATGTTTAATCGCTTGCAGGAGGCATTTGACAGGGAGGCTCAGTTTACGTCGGACGTTGCTCATGAATTAAGGACTCCGCTTTCGGCAATTCGTATGCAAAGTGAATACAGCTTGAAATATGTGAATTTAAATGAAGAAACAGAGAATATACTAAAAAACATTTTGGAAAAATCTAAAAAAATGTCAATTTTAATTTCTGAATTGCTTATGCTTGCCAGAATGGATAAAAAAAATCAGAGACTTAATATCAAAAATGAGAATTTGAATGAAATTATCCAGTTAGTTATTGAAATAGAAAATAATTATGCTAAAGAGAAAAATATTAAAATTATTTATAATGAAAAAAATGATATTTTTGCAGATGTTGACAAGGATATGCTTACACGGGTTTTTATTAACATTGTTTCAAATGCGATTACTTATGGAAATGAAAATGGAACAATAAAAATAACTTTAAATAAAATAGAAAATGAATCTGGAAATACTGATTTGCAAAATTCAAATAAAATAAAATGTGAGATTATTGATGATGGAATTGGAATTTCAAGTGAGCATATCAATAAAATATGGAATCGGTTTTATCAGGTTGATTCTTCCCGTTCCAACGATAATTCAGGACTTGGGCTTTCTATTGTAAAATGGATAATTGAAGAGCATAAAGGGACAATTATGGTAGAAAGTGAATTAGGGAAAGGGACAATTTTTACTTTTTATTTGCCTGAAAAAATTTTGTAA
- a CDS encoding response regulator transcription factor — MRILIVEDERMINDIIARTLKKENYSVDSCFDGEEALDYIFSTEYDVLILDIMLPKLDGFEVLKRIRNKGIQTPVLFLTARESVQDRVKGLDYGADDYLVKPFDFEELLARIRVILRKNSIKSDSMGNVFKIANLTVDCNMHTVFRDKQRIKLSPKEFSILEYMIRNKKRVISKEKIEQHIYDFDSERNSNVIEVHIRLLRKKIDTDFTPKLIHTIRGVGYVLKEENE; from the coding sequence ATGAGAATTTTGATTGTAGAAGATGAGAGAATGATAAATGATATTATAGCTAGAACATTAAAAAAGGAAAATTACAGTGTTGATAGCTGTTTTGATGGAGAAGAAGCGTTAGATTATATTTTTTCTACGGAGTATGATGTGCTGATATTAGATATAATGTTGCCTAAACTTGATGGGTTTGAAGTATTGAAGAGAATACGGAATAAAGGGATACAGACACCAGTTTTATTTCTGACTGCGAGAGAAAGTGTTCAGGATAGGGTGAAAGGGCTGGATTATGGGGCTGATGATTATTTGGTAAAGCCGTTTGACTTTGAAGAGCTGCTTGCACGTATCCGTGTAATTCTTAGGAAAAATAGCATAAAGTCTGATTCGATGGGAAATGTTTTTAAAATAGCAAATCTTACAGTTGACTGCAATATGCATACGGTATTTCGAGATAAGCAAAGAATAAAATTGTCACCAAAAGAATTTTCAATATTGGAATATATGATAAGAAACAAAAAAAGAGTTATTTCCAAAGAAAAAATTGAGCAGCATATTTATGATTTTGACTCTGAAAGAAATAGTAATGTGATTGAAGTGCATATAAGGCTGTTAAGAAAAAAAATTGATACGGATTTTACACCTAAATTAATCCATACGATAAGAGGTGTAGGATATGTCTTGAAGGAAGAAAATGAATAA
- a CDS encoding type III toxin-antitoxin system ToxN/AbiQ family toxin: protein MRKKKGEELYFVTLTSSYLSYLGSYESKVSKKTDRPFIGVILKVENREYFAPLSSPKEKHKKMRETMDIIKIKNGKLGVINLNNMIPVLNHYKSMVKVNLSMLKKSDNINDKKYYLLLDKQLKFCNEIHQEIFEKAQILYDTFSKDFSELTKIERKMYGRVNNFKMLEQASKEFEKEYITESL, encoded by the coding sequence ATGAGAAAGAAAAAAGGAGAGGAGCTATATTTTGTAACTTTAACTTCTAGTTATTTGTCATACTTAGGTAGTTATGAAAGTAAAGTGTCAAAAAAAACAGACAGGCCTTTTATTGGAGTTATATTAAAAGTTGAAAATAGAGAATATTTTGCTCCGTTATCTTCTCCTAAAGAGAAACACAAAAAAATGAGAGAAACTATGGATATTATAAAAATAAAAAATGGAAAGTTGGGAGTAATAAATCTTAATAATATGATACCAGTTTTAAATCATTATAAATCAATGGTTAAAGTCAATTTGAGCATGTTGAAAAAAAGTGATAATATTAATGATAAAAAATATTATTTACTGTTAGACAAACAACTAAAATTTTGTAATGAAATCCATCAAGAAATTTTTGAAAAAGCTCAAATATTATATGATACATTTTCAAAAGATTTTTCAGAGTTAACAAAAATTGAAAGAAAAATGTATGGAAGAGTAAATAACTTTAAAATGCTGGAGCAGGCTTCAAAAGAATTTGAGAAGGAATACATAACAGAATCACTTTAA
- a CDS encoding zeta toxin family protein, with the protein MKKNFYLFAGVNGAGKSTLYNSKNLDDGIKNSIRINTDEIVREFGDWKNDADQIRAAKIAINLRNECFKYGKSFNEETTLTGKTILKIIEKARKLGYKLQLFYVGVDSPEIAKERIKNRVKKGGHNIDDNVVEKRYYESLENLKQIISKFDEVYLYDNSEKYKNIFSFSDNKILYKDKNLSWSKEAVEVIENRNENLEKENKIEMKPVQDGQKNKNNIREDDYER; encoded by the coding sequence ATGAAAAAAAATTTTTATCTTTTTGCGGGTGTAAATGGTGCAGGGAAGTCTACTTTATATAATTCTAAAAATTTAGATGACGGTATAAAAAATAGTATAAGAATTAATACAGATGAAATTGTTAGAGAATTTGGAGATTGGAAAAATGATGCTGATCAGATAAGAGCAGCAAAAATAGCAATTAATTTAAGAAATGAGTGTTTTAAATATGGAAAATCATTTAATGAAGAAACAACTTTGACTGGAAAAACTATTTTAAAAATTATTGAAAAAGCGAGAAAATTAGGTTATAAATTACAATTATTTTATGTTGGTGTCGATAGCCCTGAAATAGCAAAAGAAAGAATAAAAAATAGAGTGAAAAAAGGTGGTCATAATATAGATGATAATGTAGTTGAAAAAAGATATTATGAATCTTTAGAAAATTTAAAGCAGATTATATCAAAATTTGATGAAGTTTATTTGTATGATAATTCTGAAAAATATAAAAATATTTTTTCTTTTTCGGATAATAAAATTTTATATAAAGATAAAAATTTAAGTTGGTCAAAAGAAGCAGTAGAAGTAATTGAAAATAGAAATGAAAATTTGGAAAAAGAAAATAAAATTGAGATGAAACCAGTACAGGATGGTCAAAAGAATAAAAATAATATTAGAGAAGATGATTATGAAAGATAA